In Bacteroidota bacterium, a single genomic region encodes these proteins:
- a CDS encoding HAD hydrolase-like protein, with product MKNKLAIFDIDGTLTNSVKIHQSAFVKALNIFGLSDFNTNWSAYKHHTDSYIFKTIFETQLKKPLMHKDIERFEGLLYELISEAIIQNPLKEIEGAKNFLSTLTHNSNFDIVFATGSLFNPAKLKLEQVGISLPDTLIISANQIFSRDELVLKAIATAKVFYSNTTYEQIISFGDGLWDYETSKNINIDFIGINNEKLKDYNVPSFYLNFADIKLSKKLNIEKATHVEPDFEVKPKGKISEAFLNNGILTFRQATKYIQNLPYGRNPNKNDLTTLFTDNCGTCSTKHALLKQLADENNFTDIILICGLFRMSSQNTPEISSTLNKHGLAFIPEAHNYLKYKNQILDFTKPDANAIDFIDDLIEEIEILPHQITDYKVTYHKKYLEKWLANNTKIKLSLAELWTIREQCIQNLADNGHKQPQQSTLITKPNTGTR from the coding sequence ATGAAAAATAAGCTTGCGATATTTGACATTGATGGAACATTAACGAATAGCGTCAAGATTCATCAATCAGCTTTCGTAAAAGCCCTTAATATCTTCGGACTATCTGACTTTAACACTAATTGGTCCGCCTATAAGCATCACACCGACAGTTATATTTTTAAAACAATATTCGAGACTCAGTTAAAAAAGCCTTTAATGCATAAAGACATAGAGCGCTTTGAGGGCTTGTTATATGAACTAATCTCGGAAGCGATAATTCAAAATCCGCTAAAAGAAATTGAAGGTGCTAAAAATTTCTTATCTACATTAACACACAATTCCAACTTTGACATTGTTTTCGCAACAGGCTCGCTATTTAATCCTGCTAAATTAAAGCTTGAACAGGTCGGCATTTCCTTACCCGACACATTAATAATTTCGGCAAATCAAATATTTTCAAGAGACGAGTTAGTTTTAAAAGCGATTGCAACGGCCAAAGTATTTTACTCTAATACTACATATGAGCAAATTATTTCTTTTGGTGACGGTCTTTGGGACTATGAAACTTCAAAGAATATAAATATTGATTTTATCGGAATTAATAATGAAAAACTGAAAGATTACAACGTTCCATCATTTTATTTAAATTTTGCAGACATCAAATTATCTAAAAAGCTAAACATTGAAAAAGCCACTCATGTTGAACCTGACTTCGAAGTAAAACCTAAAGGCAAAATCTCAGAAGCGTTTCTTAATAATGGTATTTTGACTTTTAGGCAGGCGACAAAATATATTCAAAACCTGCCTTACGGGCGTAATCCAAATAAAAACGACTTAACAACCTTGTTCACCGACAACTGCGGCACTTGCAGTACAAAGCACGCTCTACTAAAACAATTGGCGGACGAAAACAATTTCACAGACATTATTTTAATTTGCGGCTTATTTAGAATGAGCAGTCAAAATACTCCCGAAATATCTTCTACATTAAACAAGCACGGACTTGCCTTCATTCCGGAAGCACACAATTATTTAAAATACAAAAATCAAATACTTGATTTTACAAAACCAGATGCAAACGCTATTGATTTTATAGATGACCTTATTGAGGAGATTGAAATACTTCCGCATCAAATAACTGATTATAAAGTGACCTATCATAAAAAGTATTTGGAAAAATGGCTTGCAAATAATACTAAAATTAAACTATCGCTTGCTGAGCTTTGGACAATTAGAGAACAATGTATTCAAAACTTAGCAGATAACGGACACAAACAACCTCAACAATCGACATTAATAACCAAACCGAATACCGGAACACGTTAG
- the blaOXA gene encoding class D beta-lactamase has product MTTVKQTILVLTLLVYGLTACKHQQTTEIRNDFKKYYDQFNVEGSFVLYDTQADKYVFYNQDQCEQTFSPASTFKICNSLIGLETGVIKGKHFVIQWDSVVRNPVWDKDHDLQTAFTNSTVWYYQELARRVGEQRMKYWLDKTNYGNADTSGGIDQFWLTGGLRISPQQQIDFLKRLHDNQLPFSKRSVDIVKDIMITKDTLDYVIRAKTGWGGHGKKDIGWYVGYLETNDNVYYFTNCVQIESEKLNDVNRAISFDNSRTEIVYKILEELKLTKQ; this is encoded by the coding sequence ATGACGACAGTAAAACAGACCATATTAGTATTGACTTTATTAGTTTACGGACTGACAGCCTGTAAGCATCAACAGACAACTGAAATTCGTAATGACTTTAAAAAGTATTACGATCAATTCAACGTTGAGGGTTCTTTCGTGCTTTACGACACGCAAGCAGACAAGTATGTTTTTTATAACCAAGACCAATGCGAACAGACTTTTTCACCTGCTTCAACATTTAAAATTTGTAATTCACTTATCGGACTGGAGACAGGAGTAATAAAGGGCAAGCACTTTGTGATTCAATGGGACAGCGTAGTAAGAAATCCAGTATGGGATAAAGACCACGATTTGCAGACTGCATTCACTAATTCTACCGTTTGGTATTATCAAGAGCTTGCAAGACGTGTAGGTGAGCAAAGAATGAAATATTGGCTTGACAAAACTAACTATGGCAATGCTGACACTTCAGGCGGAATTGACCAGTTTTGGTTAACAGGCGGACTTCGTATTTCACCACAACAACAAATTGACTTTCTAAAACGACTTCACGACAATCAACTTCCTTTTTCAAAACGTTCAGTAGATATTGTAAAAGACATAATGATTACAAAGGACACATTGGACTATGTAATAAGGGCAAAAACTGGCTGGGGTGGACATGGCAAAAAAGATATTGGTTGGTATGTAGGTTATCTTGAGACAAATGACAATGTTTATTATTTCACTAATTGTGTTCAAATAGAAAGCGAGAAATTAAACGATGTTAATCGTGCAATTAGTTTTGATAATTCAAGGACAGAAATTGTTTATAAAATATTGGAAGAACTTAAACTGACGAAGCAGTAA
- a CDS encoding T9SS type A sorting domain-containing protein, giving the protein MITLFFVITVPFTVFSQGCWTQVANMPQARYNLVSFAIGDTGYVVTGQSAGGTFRNEFFKYDPNLNQWTQLANFPSTGRTGAVGFSINGKGYVGTGRDNTSNTNEFWEYDPLLNSWTQKANFPPGNRESATGFSIGNKGYVGMGLNGSGKTDFYEYDPQTNTWAQKADYPVAVGRYATVEFSIGSKGYVGTGYHSGFTRNNDFWEYNPATNAWTQLANVPGPLRAYAVGFSVSGVGYVGTGNQYMDFYSYDVNSNTWSQITDYGPGSREKATAFVVNNIAYVGSGYYLSIKSDWWKLDPASFVTNAALLGCDSLLLDSIYYTADTTLIRTVPGVTANGCDSIYYQPIIIHTSSSVVLPPITECDSTLIGGIFYSNDTTVIQNLSSVVTGCDSLVTVDLTINRADATVTSMQNTITANAMGATYQWLDCNNNFALIVGETSQSFAATSNGNFAVMVTENNCTDTSNCVNITGIGINEMMGSFNITISPNPSSGSFFVSSGNEGQIKTIEIVNFLGEVVAVKKTTNSISEFDVSELKGVFLVRCKENGITTNGRVVLL; this is encoded by the coding sequence ATGATAACATTATTTTTTGTTATCACCGTGCCTTTCACCGTATTTTCTCAAGGTTGCTGGACTCAAGTAGCAAATATGCCACAAGCACGATACAATCTCGTTTCTTTTGCTATTGGAGATACAGGATATGTAGTTACTGGGCAATCGGCAGGCGGAACATTTCGAAATGAATTCTTCAAGTATGATCCGAATTTAAATCAATGGACACAACTAGCGAATTTCCCTAGCACTGGGCGCACAGGGGCTGTTGGCTTTAGTATTAATGGCAAAGGGTATGTTGGAACTGGCAGAGACAATACTAGTAATACGAATGAATTTTGGGAATACGATCCTCTCCTAAACAGCTGGACACAAAAAGCAAATTTTCCTCCCGGTAATCGCGAAAGTGCAACAGGTTTTTCTATCGGTAACAAGGGGTATGTAGGAATGGGACTCAATGGTTCAGGCAAAACAGATTTTTATGAATACGATCCGCAAACGAATACGTGGGCACAAAAAGCGGATTATCCGGTAGCAGTTGGCCGGTATGCGACGGTGGAATTTTCTATTGGCAGTAAAGGATACGTAGGCACAGGTTACCACAGTGGATTTACAAGAAACAACGATTTTTGGGAATATAATCCTGCAACAAATGCATGGACGCAATTAGCTAATGTTCCTGGCCCTTTAAGAGCATATGCCGTAGGTTTTTCTGTTTCGGGAGTTGGTTATGTAGGAACGGGAAATCAATACATGGATTTTTATAGTTATGATGTAAATAGCAATACCTGGTCGCAAATTACAGATTATGGTCCTGGAAGTAGAGAAAAAGCTACAGCCTTTGTTGTAAACAATATTGCTTATGTTGGAAGTGGATATTATCTATCTATTAAATCCGATTGGTGGAAACTGGATCCAGCATCGTTCGTGACCAATGCAGCATTACTGGGTTGTGATAGTTTGTTGCTCGATTCTATTTATTACACTGCAGACACCACTTTAATTAGGACAGTACCTGGTGTAACTGCCAATGGTTGCGACAGTATTTACTATCAACCCATCATCATCCATACTTCTTCTTCTGTTGTTCTTCCTCCGATCACCGAATGCGATAGTACGCTGATAGGTGGAATATTTTACAGTAATGATACAACCGTAATTCAAAATCTTTCAAGTGTAGTAACAGGTTGCGATTCTCTCGTGACAGTCGATCTCACCATTAATCGTGCAGATGCAACCGTAACCAGCATGCAAAATACCATCACCGCCAACGCAATGGGAGCAACTTACCAATGGCTCGATTGCAATAACAATTTTGCGTTAATTGTTGGTGAAACTTCTCAATCTTTTGCAGCTACATCCAATGGAAATTTTGCGGTCATGGTGACTGAGAATAATTGCACCGATACTTCCAATTGCGTAAACATTACAGGGATTGGGATAAATGAAATGATGGGATCGTTTAACATAACCATTTCTCCGAATCCGAGTTCTGGTAGTTTCTTTGTTTCTTCGGGTAACGAAGGCCAAATCAAAACTATTGAAATAGTAAACTTTCTAGGGGAAGTTGTTGCAGTGAAAAAAACGACTAATTCTATTTCAGAGTTTGATGTGAGTGAGCTGAAAGGTGTTTTTTTGGTTCGGTGTAAAGAGAATGGTATTACAACAAACGGACGCGTCGTATTGCTTTAG
- a CDS encoding nucleotidyl transferase AbiEii/AbiGii toxin family protein: MIDIKSLSAEWVAEKRNKYSKDPNLMESMIYALYLLEQLQLTGLDFIFKGGTSLILLMVEPKRFSVDIDIIISPKIKREELEKYLSKIIETSVFTRMELDEKRSYNGDIPKAHYKFIFNSNFPNRNKQGNVISNPEREILLDVLFADNHYPTVIERALETDWLLQTDKPVIVRTPDINSITGDKLTAFAPNTTGVPYNMEKEKEIMKQLFDVGSLFHLLTDMEIFKKSFNESAKGEIAYRPERKIESVEHVLRDTIETGLLIARKDILKTDDERAKYGEINTGINQFRHFVFLGRFDILEAQVASAKAAYLAAIILTDHKEELNKFSKEIPLTEYLITNTDYIYLNKRLKFVAEGEALFYWYHTINLLYPTNE, encoded by the coding sequence ATGATTGACATTAAATCACTTTCAGCCGAATGGGTTGCTGAGAAAAGAAATAAATACAGCAAAGACCCCAATTTGATGGAAAGCATGATTTATGCTTTGTATCTGTTAGAGCAATTGCAGTTAACGGGATTAGATTTTATTTTCAAAGGTGGAACGAGTTTGATTCTGTTGATGGTAGAACCAAAAAGATTTTCAGTTGACATAGACATTATAATCAGCCCGAAAATTAAAAGAGAAGAATTAGAGAAATACCTTTCGAAAATTATTGAGACAAGTGTATTCACAAGAATGGAATTGGACGAAAAGAGAAGTTATAATGGCGATATTCCAAAAGCACATTACAAGTTTATTTTTAATTCAAACTTTCCAAATAGAAATAAACAAGGGAACGTAATTTCCAATCCTGAAAGAGAAATTCTGCTTGATGTTCTCTTTGCAGACAATCATTATCCAACAGTTATTGAGAGGGCATTAGAAACAGATTGGTTACTACAAACTGACAAACCAGTAATCGTTAGAACTCCTGACATTAATTCAATTACAGGCGACAAGCTCACGGCATTTGCACCCAATACAACAGGTGTTCCATACAACATGGAGAAGGAAAAGGAAATAATGAAGCAACTATTTGATGTTGGAAGCTTGTTTCACTTACTGACTGATATGGAAATATTCAAAAAATCATTTAATGAATCAGCAAAAGGAGAAATTGCATACCGACCAGAAAGGAAGATTGAATCTGTTGAGCATGTTCTAAGAGACACTATTGAAACTGGATTGCTAATCGCAAGAAAGGACATCCTAAAAACTGATGATGAAAGAGCCAAGTATGGTGAGATAAACACTGGCATCAACCAATTCAGACATTTTGTTTTTCTTGGAAGATTTGACATCTTAGAAGCACAGGTAGCCAGTGCAAAAGCCGCTTACTTAGCTGCAATTATTTTGACAGACCACAAGGAAGAGTTAAATAAATTCAGCAAAGAAATTCCATTGACGGAATACTTAATAACGAACACTGACTACATTTACTTGAACAAGAGATTAAAATTTGTAGCAGAGGGAGAAGCACTTTTTTATTGGTATCACACAATTAATTTACTTTATCCAACGAATGAATAA
- a CDS encoding T9SS type A sorting domain-containing protein, producing the protein MVQDGRIENENEINVINLHPGLYYLELRPEEDCVRVFKIIKSGE; encoded by the coding sequence ATTGTTCAAGACGGTAGAATTGAAAATGAAAACGAGATTAACGTCATCAATTTGCATCCCGGGCTCTATTACCTGGAGTTAAGGCCCGAAGAAGATTGTGTGCGTGTTTTCAAGATCATAAAATCAGGCGAGTAG
- a CDS encoding histidine kinase: MIRCSSLLHFLFLLTTITVFAQSSSINYSTENGLSTNTIYCSIQDSNGYLWFGTNHGVSRFNGFTFENFTIDDGLTDNEVFKLFQDSKKRIWFLTHSGILCYFLEGKFYNPQNNPFLANQKFSSFFTTITELTNGDLLFFKEYSTECYVLKNNTFSRIQSGKIFNFVSLYKAGNTPKILAFKLDSGNNKIYFLYDFINGQLICKDSIKINSILTNYIFFNKLHIILDRGETGQEKLSMYYGSSLSKLKKVLLDEQKDFFVSFPYTITQFQNKLYLSTSSGEFILNDKIQVIGKLENNKATTSILVDFENGKWLTTRNNGIYYHPNSFVNKIEGFDSNINKIIANPYDENELFITSVGKFFTYNLISKKINATAINSSYWNQEPITDIEFLERDNLVISSTVGIVIITNKTQKFASNKWKGGIKKILIDKDSVYFARSSSVLKQSLKDLLVDSDPEKQKSQIIFHKRTFSICKDLNNDIWLGAIDGVYKKSKNSFEKYFPNVTSRITSITYTIQNDLIFSSDIDGVYCYKNGNLKHITTADGLISNQVNSLSIDNKNEFIWISTTKGISKLNAKTFSITENITAPLGLSTIFINDLFPLNDSLILFATPTGLYELNHQKKITSPPPFINIVDLRVNSIKQVLGKTLNLSHTQNNIELSFSGISYLSRRNIEFWYAFGKDTLNWKKSNSANLNFLSLAPDNYFLALKCKNSEGTWSKTLVLPIQINVPFYKSFTFIATLFLLLVLSIILLFYLYKRRTEKENRIQLLLSETKQKALRAQLNPHFIFNALNSIQFLFLSNKEEKAQDYLSKFSTILRNTLNNSDKTHVSLQEELVNLQNYVDIEKIRKESGFNFEILIDKNIDKYNLMVPSMLLQPIVENAIWHGLEHSKNTGEIVIRVIHVEEDAVKISVSDNGIGYTKSTELKSSTSKHQSKGTTLIYDRIQALNSISETKASMKIFETPNGTTVELILPNKYA; this comes from the coding sequence ATGATTCGATGCAGCAGTTTATTACATTTTCTATTTCTTTTAACCACAATCACTGTATTTGCGCAATCTAGTTCAATTAATTATTCAACAGAAAATGGCCTATCTACAAACACCATTTACTGTTCCATTCAAGATTCAAATGGCTACCTTTGGTTTGGCACCAACCATGGAGTTTCAAGGTTTAATGGCTTTACATTCGAAAATTTCACGATAGATGATGGCTTAACAGACAATGAGGTATTTAAACTATTTCAAGATTCGAAAAAGCGAATTTGGTTTTTAACACACAGTGGAATTTTGTGTTATTTTTTAGAAGGAAAATTTTACAATCCACAAAACAACCCATTTTTAGCAAATCAAAAATTTTCTTCATTTTTCACAACTATTACAGAACTAACGAATGGTGATTTGCTTTTCTTTAAGGAGTATTCAACTGAATGCTATGTTTTAAAAAACAATACCTTTTCTAGGATACAATCGGGCAAAATATTCAATTTTGTTTCTTTATATAAAGCGGGAAATACACCCAAAATATTAGCATTTAAACTGGATTCTGGAAACAATAAAATTTATTTTTTATATGACTTCATAAATGGACAACTGATTTGTAAGGATAGTATCAAAATAAATTCAATTCTAACAAATTACATTTTCTTCAATAAGTTACATATTATTTTAGATAGAGGGGAAACTGGGCAAGAAAAATTATCCATGTATTATGGGTCATCCTTATCAAAATTAAAGAAAGTCCTACTTGATGAACAGAAAGATTTTTTTGTTTCATTTCCCTATACCATTACTCAATTCCAAAATAAACTTTACCTAAGTACTTCCTCGGGTGAATTTATTTTGAACGACAAAATTCAAGTAATTGGTAAGTTAGAAAACAATAAAGCAACAACTTCTATTTTAGTTGACTTTGAAAATGGAAAATGGCTAACCACTCGAAACAATGGAATATATTATCATCCCAACTCTTTTGTCAATAAAATTGAAGGCTTCGATTCCAACATAAATAAAATAATTGCTAACCCATACGATGAAAACGAACTATTTATAACAAGTGTGGGAAAATTCTTTACCTATAATTTAATTAGCAAAAAAATTAATGCAACCGCCATTAACTCTTCCTATTGGAACCAAGAGCCAATAACCGATATAGAGTTTTTAGAAAGAGACAATTTAGTAATTTCAAGTACTGTTGGGATAGTTATAATAACTAATAAAACACAAAAATTTGCTTCGAATAAGTGGAAAGGTGGAATCAAAAAAATTCTGATAGATAAAGACTCTGTTTACTTTGCAAGATCTTCATCGGTTTTAAAACAATCGCTGAAAGATCTGTTAGTAGATTCAGATCCGGAAAAGCAAAAAAGCCAAATAATATTTCACAAAAGAACTTTTTCGATTTGTAAGGACCTTAACAATGATATTTGGCTGGGTGCAATTGATGGCGTTTACAAAAAAAGCAAGAATAGTTTTGAAAAATATTTCCCCAATGTAACTTCTCGAATAACATCAATTACCTATACCATTCAAAATGACCTTATTTTTTCATCAGATATTGATGGTGTTTATTGTTATAAAAATGGAAATCTTAAACACATTACAACTGCAGATGGATTAATTAGCAATCAAGTAAACTCACTATCTATCGATAATAAAAATGAATTTATATGGATTTCAACTACTAAAGGAATATCAAAATTAAATGCTAAAACTTTTTCTATAACTGAAAATATAACAGCTCCTTTGGGATTGTCTACTATTTTTATAAATGACTTATTTCCATTAAACGATTCATTAATTTTGTTTGCTACACCAACCGGTTTGTATGAATTAAATCATCAAAAAAAAATTACCTCTCCGCCTCCCTTCATTAATATAGTTGATTTACGCGTTAATTCAATCAAGCAAGTACTTGGTAAAACATTAAACTTAAGTCATACCCAAAACAATATTGAACTTAGCTTTAGTGGTATTTCTTATTTAAGTAGAAGAAACATTGAATTCTGGTATGCCTTCGGAAAAGATACCTTGAATTGGAAAAAATCAAATTCTGCCAATTTAAACTTCTTAAGTCTTGCTCCGGACAATTATTTTTTAGCGCTAAAATGCAAAAATAGTGAGGGTACTTGGAGTAAAACGCTAGTTCTTCCCATTCAAATAAATGTACCCTTTTATAAATCATTTACATTCATAGCTACATTATTTCTGCTGCTAGTACTAAGTATTATATTATTGTTTTATTTGTACAAACGAAGAACCGAAAAAGAAAACAGAATACAATTGCTTCTTTCTGAAACTAAACAAAAGGCGCTGAGGGCTCAACTAAATCCGCATTTTATTTTTAATGCATTAAACTCTATCCAGTTTTTATTTTTATCCAATAAAGAAGAGAAAGCACAAGATTATTTAAGCAAATTTTCGACAATACTCCGCAATACACTAAATAACTCCGATAAAACTCACGTAAGTTTACAAGAGGAATTAGTAAATCTTCAAAACTATGTTGATATTGAGAAAATAAGAAAAGAAAGTGGTTTCAACTTTGAAATACTAATCGATAAAAATATTGATAAATACAATTTGATGGTACCTTCAATGTTACTGCAACCAATTGTTGAAAATGCAATTTGGCATGGATTAGAACATAGTAAAAATACAGGCGAAATTGTTATTCGGGTGATTCATGTGGAAGAAGATGCTGTTAAAATTAGTGTTTCAGATAATGGAATTGGATACACCAAAAGCACTGAATTAAAATCATCCACATCAAAACATCAATCAAAAGGAACAACTTTAATTTACGACCGAATTCAAGCTTTAAATAGTATCTCAGAAACTAAAGCTTCCATGAAAATTTTTGAAACACCAAATGGCACAACAGTGGAATTAATACTACCCAACAAATATGCGTAA
- a CDS encoding GNAT family N-acetyltransferase gives MNINLKTKRLNIKPISENYIENVYHLQCLEETAKYNTSSIPNSINDTKITVEKWISENNKEKVTQFTFAVELIGENKFIGLIGVRLGKEHYKNAEVWFQYDYCFWNKGYATECLRKIIEFGFEQLKLHRIEAGCAFENIGSIRVLEKVGMQREAHTRKLLPLKSGWSDNYGYAILSIDLRK, from the coding sequence ATGAACATAAATCTTAAAACTAAAAGACTGAACATAAAACCTATTTCAGAGAATTACATTGAAAATGTATATCATTTACAATGCTTAGAAGAAACCGCAAAGTATAATACGTCAAGTATTCCTAATAGTATTAATGATACAAAAATTACAGTAGAAAAATGGATTAGTGAAAATAACAAAGAAAAAGTTACACAATTTACCTTTGCAGTAGAATTAATTGGTGAAAACAAATTCATTGGATTAATTGGAGTTCGTTTAGGAAAAGAACACTACAAAAATGCTGAAGTTTGGTTTCAATACGATTATTGTTTCTGGAATAAAGGATATGCAACAGAATGTTTAAGAAAAATAATAGAATTTGGTTTTGAACAGCTTAAACTTCACAGAATAGAAGCTGGTTGCGCTTTTGAGAATATTGGCTCTATTAGAGTATTAGAAAAAGTGGGAATGCAGAGAGAAGCACATACAAGAAAATTATTGCCACTAAAATCAGGCTGGTCAGATAATTATGGTTATGCAATTTTATCTATTGACCTGAGAAAATGA
- a CDS encoding response regulator transcription factor — protein sequence MRKTYSALIIDDELTARDTIELIIKKNDLSIEVIGKAKDADEGIRFINKLSPEIIFLDINMPGKSGIEMLEYISTKNLQIIFTTAYDEYAIKAINLSACYYLLKPINVAELKNAVSKAIENIELKNDFSKNIDLFKEIYGKQQAFAEKIIVSNKNGYEVIKVNDIIYLKGDKNYTWIVLADGQYIASKTLKEFEDTFDNKQFFRIHQSYIINKDNIKRILNTRPDQVELSNGIKLGIARDRKKELMDWLSS from the coding sequence ATGCGTAAGACGTATAGTGCATTAATAATAGATGACGAGTTAACTGCTCGTGATACAATTGAATTAATTATTAAAAAAAATGATCTTTCCATTGAGGTGATTGGTAAGGCTAAGGATGCTGATGAAGGAATTCGATTTATAAATAAATTATCTCCCGAAATAATTTTTTTAGATATCAATATGCCTGGCAAAAGTGGAATTGAAATGCTGGAATATATTTCCACAAAAAATTTGCAAATAATTTTTACTACTGCTTATGATGAATACGCTATCAAAGCTATTAACCTCTCTGCATGCTATTATTTACTAAAACCCATAAATGTTGCTGAGCTTAAAAATGCAGTATCAAAAGCTATTGAAAATATTGAATTAAAAAATGATTTTTCGAAAAACATTGACTTGTTTAAAGAGATTTATGGGAAGCAACAAGCATTTGCCGAAAAAATAATTGTAAGCAATAAAAACGGTTACGAGGTTATTAAAGTTAATGATATTATTTATTTGAAAGGCGATAAAAATTATACCTGGATAGTTTTAGCTGATGGACAATATATCGCATCTAAAACGTTAAAAGAATTCGAAGATACCTTTGATAACAAACAATTTTTCAGAATTCATCAATCGTATATCATCAATAAAGACAACATTAAAAGAATACTAAATACACGTCCTGATCAAGTTGAATTATCAAACGGTATAAAACTCGGTATTGCACGTGATCGAAAGAAAGAGTTGATGGATTGGCTTAGCTCATAA
- a CDS encoding O-methyltransferase — MDKEIFSHVDNYISGLLAPEDKALTDTIKSLDTEGVPQHSVSANQGKFLQVMMMACNAKTVLELGTLGGYSTIWIARALPDNGKVITIEVDKHHGDVAQKNIDNAGLSQKVELRVGKALDILPQIIAENHDPFDMIFIDADKPPYTEYFEYALQLSRPGTVIICDNVIREGKVLDMNTTDEKVQGVQRLNRMLSENKKVTATIIQTVGVKEYDGVAIAVVNRIHE, encoded by the coding sequence ATGGATAAAGAAATATTTTCACACGTTGACAATTACATTAGCGGTTTACTTGCACCAGAAGACAAGGCATTGACCGACACAATTAAATCATTAGACACCGAAGGAGTTCCACAACATAGCGTTTCGGCAAACCAAGGAAAGTTTTTGCAAGTAATGATGATGGCTTGCAACGCAAAAACAGTTTTGGAATTAGGAACTTTGGGTGGTTACAGCACAATTTGGATAGCAAGAGCTTTGCCTGACAATGGAAAAGTAATAACTATTGAGGTTGACAAACACCACGGGGATGTTGCACAAAAAAACATTGACAACGCAGGGCTTTCACAAAAAGTAGAATTAAGAGTTGGAAAAGCGTTGGACATTTTGCCACAAATAATTGCAGAAAATCATGACCCATTTGATATGATTTTTATTGATGCCGATAAACCACCTTACACAGAATATTTTGAATATGCATTGCAACTGTCTAGACCTGGCACAGTTATTATTTGCGACAATGTAATTAGAGAAGGTAAAGTTCTTGACATGAATACCACAGATGAAAAAGTACAAGGTGTGCAACGGCTAAACAGAATGTTAAGCGAAAATAAAAAAGTTACAGCTACAATTATACAAACAGTTGGAGTAAAGGAATATGATGGGGTAGCAATTGCAGTTGTAAACAGAATTCACGAATGA
- a CDS encoding nuclear transport factor 2 family protein: MKNLTKILLLCMATFLSVVNISCETKFDDSKDIQEKIIKLDKAGWEAWKNKSGEWFEQNTTSNFVSISADGVSDKKEVIAATISNCNVTSYALENIKFSMLSDKSALLTYKVFQDGTCNGVKLSPKIQVAANYIFQNDKWLEAFYMESKME; the protein is encoded by the coding sequence ATGAAAAATCTAACGAAAATACTCCTACTTTGTATGGCAACATTTTTATCTGTAGTGAATATAAGTTGTGAAACGAAATTTGATGATTCAAAAGATATTCAGGAGAAAATCATCAAGCTTGACAAAGCTGGTTGGGAAGCCTGGAAGAATAAAAGTGGTGAATGGTTTGAACAAAATACAACTTCAAACTTTGTTTCCATTAGTGCAGATGGTGTTAGCGACAAGAAGGAAGTTATTGCCGCAACCATTTCTAATTGCAATGTAACCAGCTACGCATTAGAAAATATTAAATTTAGTATGTTATCGGATAAATCGGCATTATTAACCTATAAAGTTTTTCAAGATGGAACATGTAATGGAGTAAAGTTAAGTCCGAAAATTCAGGTTGCTGCAAATTATATTTTTCAAAATGACAAGTGGTTAGAAGCCTTTTATATGGAATCCAAAATGGAGTAA